ACAGAACCAATCTTGGATTGCCCATCAGAGCTCAGACTCTGGACTTCTCGGGTTCGTTCTTCGAAGGCGGGTTCGGGTCGGATGAGGACCCACCTTCACCGCCTGGGCCGGGCTTGACGGCTGCGGAGGAGAAGGAGGCCCCACAATGCCCACCTGGGCTTCGACAGTACGAGACCATGGCGGTTCTTAGGCCCGACATGTCCGAGGATGAGAGACTGACTCTGACCCAGAAGTACGAAGAGGTAAATTATGCTATAAAGTTTGAGGTTTGACGTTACTCTTTGTTTGGTCGCTGAGAAATATTTGTGGGTTGAGAATTTTCTTAGTATTAGAatgtttgtgtatgtgtgttttacACTTTGTTTGGTTTCTGAGAAAATTGTGTTTGCTGAGGAGGATGTTTGGgaattttcttaatattagaatgtgagagagagagatatttggttttgtttaaatttaagaaatagTTTTTGAGGGGGATGGTTGAGAATTTTCTTAGCATTTAAAATGTGTTTGCGTGTGTGTGAAAAAAATAATGCTTAATTCAGACAAAAGGGGAGAAAGAAagatttggttttgtttcaaTACAAGAAGGGAAGATCAATTTTTGTATTGGGTTGTGTCTGGTTATGTATATTGGTGAAAGAAAGAAGACTTGGTTCTGTTTCAATGCAAGgatgaaagttcaaattttgaattgggTTGTGTCTGGCTATGTATATTGACTTAGAAAGACTTGGTTTTGTTTCAAGTACAAGGAAGGAAGTTAATATATTTGTATTGGGTTGTGTCtggttatatatattggtgAAAGAAGACTTGGTTTTGTTTCAAATGCAAGAAAGGTAATTCAATTTTTGTATTGGGTTGTGCTGGTTATGTATATTGGTGAAAGAAGACTTGGTTTGATTCCATACAAGAAAGAAAGTTCGATTGTATTGGATTTTCTCTAGTCATGTATATTAATGAAAGTAAGACTTGGTTTTGTTTCAATACGAGAGAAAGTTCAATGTTTACATTAAGTTGTGTCTGGTTATATATGTTGATGGTAGGTATCTTGGGTGCTTGTCAATATGGCTTCTGTTAATTCCCAATTCTGATTATTTAAAAGGTATCGATTTCTTTACCAATCCAAAAAAGGGTTTATGTTAATTATGCGAAGTTTACCATGTCTGGTGCCTCATTCCTCTGTAGGCACATTTTTGGGAAAGCTTTATATGTAATTTAGGTGTGAGAGTGAATTTCACATGTCTAAGAAGATGCTAAGGCATTGTTACTTAAGACTTATTGCATGGTTGGagcacattttttatttaataagcaATGGAGTAGaggaaaaaatgtgtaattaaGGTGTACAAATGAGATGGACATTATGCAACTAAGTTGGAGGCAGTGCCCGTCCAGCTCAATGGTTTGAAACTACACTTTTTCAAAGTATTGAGATGATTCGGTCATTTGCAGGGAGAGTAATGCACCATTGAGGAAGAATGAGTTGATTCAAGCTgagggaataaaaaaatgtttgaggAAGGCCTAGATAACATTAGTAGTAGTGAAAAAGGACATTTCAATTAAGGAATATGACTTCAGATAGAATAGAATGATGGAAAGGAATGGCTGAACCTTATTAgtctgttgaggatccatagtggactccaaaattttgggactaaggcttggttgttatttttgtctttttttctaGGTACAAATTTTTCAAACAACCCATTTTTATAATGCTAAAAACTAAGTTGTACCAAACATGCACGTAATAAGTTAACCTAGATTGGATATTGCATGCACACTTTATTTGTCTCAAGTTGGTCATTTTCATGGAATGACAATCTCTTTTGTTccattcttttttatgtttagaTATCCTATGTAACTTAAAAGCTCCTTGTCTTTTCTATAACGTTGGAAGGCACAAAACACTGATTAGATTGTTATATCATTGAAATTGACACAATATTTGAGTCATCAATGGGAATGATGATGTGGAAtgtaaattttttgtcattGCACGATTTTCTACCATAGTAATTACTTAATAAGAAAATTTCTCATTATAAATCTTATGTTAGAAACTTACAAACTCATATATAGAAGAACTTAAATGTGATGTACCCATAACACTCAAGAAATGCAATGTTTAGTTCTGGCTTTTTTTGCCGTGCTATACCTTCTCTACTCAATTATGAGTTTCATTCATTTCCTGTGCTTCATATGCCATGTATCTCCTGAAGTAGTGCTTCAAAGATCTTTGAGTTGTAAAGATCCTGAGAAACATGGTGCGACTTTTTGTTGGTCTGCTTTGGATGAATTAAAGATTTTATGTCTAATTAGGATGTCTTGGCTATGGTTAGAATCTTCTATTGAGGCCATGATTTTAATTACCAAGTAAGAGCTTAAACATGATTTTAAGGAGCTAAGGAAGGTAATTATTGAGCAAATACTTGtcatgaattttaatttttgcgGCTTGAAGCATAATGACATTGGAAGCACCACCTTATTCGAGGCTTGTTCCAACACCTTGCTTTTGCCGCTCCTTGTATTTCTTATATCTTGGATTCTGGGCATAATTAATTTGCAAATTGTGCTAAATTTTACAGTTGCTTGTTGCTGGGGGTGGCATGTATGTGGAGGTATTTAACCGAGGGGTAATTCCGCTGGCCTATAGCATAATGAAGAAAAACAAAGCTGGGGAATCTAACAATTACTTGGATGGTATCTACCTTCTCTTCACCTACTTCACAAAGCCTGAGTCCCTGTCAATTCTTGAGCAGAAGCTAAAAACAGATGATGATGTTATCCGATCAATGAGTTTCAAAATAAGGAAGAGGAAGTATTAGTTTGGTTTGAATCATTTGTTTTAGCTTTGAGAGGATGACCATTAGGAAAGACAAACTTAATATGCACCATGTAATCTCATATCCTGTGGAACTTActctctttcccttctttttgggatttttcatttttgtaattatagtTGGATTGGTGGCAATACAGAATCTATGCAGTTGCTAGAAGTTGCGGATGTGCAAGGTTGTGAGCATATATTTGTggatattatgcatcttatatATGGGTGTACTTATTTTCTAGTTTCCTCTTTCTTCCACGATTGGATTGAAATGCACAAGAATGCCAATAGTCTCATTGCTTTGAGTGCTAGTTTGGGATGATCCCCCTTTATTTAAAATGTAGTCATATATTTGCCTGTTGTCAAATAATCATCTAAATTCTTGTCCTTAGACCACTGGGGAAGCGATACAGACAAAAGATACCCGTCAATCATCATTAAGGGTTGTGCCAATGAGCAACAAAACTAATGAATTCAAGTTGATTTGACTTGCTCATTTGTGTGGAGATTAAGACAATCCAGCCTCTCCCAATGATATTACAGCCTCTTGCAAGGTACATGAAGTTCTGATCTTTTTGGACTATAGtaatttgtgaaaaatgttcATCCACTGTGTTTCATATAAATTCATCCTTATTGGCAAGCACTAATCATAAAACTACTTTCATTTGATCATATTTAAATCATGAGAGCTTCTAGTATCAGCCCCTCCCAATGATATTTAACTTTGATGCCATCTTAGCAATTGTAGATTCAGCATCAGCCACCACCTGACAGTTGCATTCACCTTTATCAACTGCACCTACAAATTTTGACGGTTACTAACTTCTGGGGATATATTACTGGGAATAAAAGTGAGGGCACTTTGTTGTTTGTTCAGTTAAAACATATGTGTTAACTAAGCAGCAACATTTTTTCAATAGCTGTTGGAGAATCTGAATAAGTGCTGCTGTCTGAAATCTGATCTCATACCCACTTTCTGATAG
This DNA window, taken from Quercus robur chromosome 2, dhQueRobu3.1, whole genome shotgun sequence, encodes the following:
- the LOC126713273 gene encoding 30S ribosomal protein S6 alpha, chloroplastic gives rise to the protein MASTSLTSTLTHSSSNSPFCPIPLSQFPSPPLISFSHSLRPFPSNPKPFTFTSTHQNRTNLGLPIRAQTLDFSGSFFEGGFGSDEDPPSPPGPGLTAAEEKEAPQCPPGLRQYETMAVLRPDMSEDERLTLTQKYEELLVAGGGMYVEVFNRGVIPLAYSIMKKNKAGESNNYLDGIYLLFTYFTKPESLSILEQKLKTDDDVIRSMSFKIRKRKY